The Mycolicibacterium mageritense genome contains a region encoding:
- a CDS encoding ferredoxin, producing MRIEADHDLCIASGNCVMVSDALFDQDDDGVVVVRVDEVPDAEVEHAREAVRLCPASVLKLVD from the coding sequence ATGAGGATTGAAGCCGACCACGACCTGTGCATCGCATCGGGCAACTGCGTCATGGTCTCCGATGCGCTGTTCGATCAGGACGACGACGGTGTCGTGGTGGTGCGGGTCGACGAGGTGCCCGACGCCGAAGTGGAGCATGCGCGCGAAGCGGTCCGGCTGTGCCCGGCAAGCGTGCTGAAGCTGGTCGACTGA
- the purB gene encoding adenylosuccinate lyase, protein MTIPNVLANRYASDEMVAIWSPEAKIIAERRLWLAVLRAQAELGVDVPAGVIEDYERVLEDVDLASIAARERVTRHDVKARIEEFNALAGHEHVHKGMTSRDLTENVEQLQIRQSLELVFSHGIAVVARLAERAVVYRDLVMAGRSHNVAAQATTLGKRFASAAEESLVALQRVRELIDRYPLRGIKGPMGTAQDMLDLFDGDTARLAELERRIAQFLGFTDVFTSVGQVYPRSLDHDVVSALVQLGAGPSSLAHTIRLMAGHELVTEGFAPGQVGSSAMPHKMNTRSCERVNGLQVVLRGYASMAAELAGAQWNEGDVFCSVVRRVALPDAFFAIDGQTETILTVLDEFGAYPAVIQRELDRYLPFLATTRILIAAVRAGVGREAAHEVIKEHAVAVALAMREQGQEPDLLDRLAADPRLPLDRVALEAALADKQAFTGAAGAQVDGVVAAVDALVGRYPEAAKYTSGAIL, encoded by the coding sequence GTGACGATTCCGAATGTTCTGGCCAACCGCTACGCCAGCGACGAGATGGTCGCGATCTGGTCGCCCGAAGCCAAGATCATCGCCGAGAGACGGTTGTGGCTCGCGGTGCTGCGCGCCCAGGCAGAGCTGGGCGTTGACGTGCCGGCGGGGGTCATCGAAGACTACGAGCGCGTGCTCGAAGACGTCGACCTCGCGTCCATCGCCGCGCGTGAGCGCGTGACCCGCCACGACGTCAAGGCCCGCATCGAGGAATTCAACGCGCTGGCCGGCCACGAGCACGTGCACAAGGGCATGACGAGCCGCGACCTCACCGAGAACGTCGAGCAGCTGCAGATCCGCCAGTCGCTCGAGCTGGTGTTCTCGCACGGCATCGCGGTGGTGGCCCGGCTCGCCGAGCGGGCCGTCGTCTACCGGGATCTCGTGATGGCCGGACGTTCGCACAATGTGGCGGCTCAGGCCACGACGCTGGGCAAGCGCTTCGCGTCGGCCGCCGAAGAGAGCTTGGTCGCGCTGCAGCGCGTACGCGAACTGATCGACCGCTATCCGCTGCGGGGCATCAAGGGCCCTATGGGCACCGCGCAGGACATGCTCGACCTGTTCGACGGGGACACCGCGCGACTGGCGGAACTGGAACGACGGATCGCCCAATTCCTCGGTTTCACCGATGTTTTCACGAGCGTCGGCCAGGTGTATCCGCGTTCGCTCGACCACGACGTGGTGTCCGCGTTGGTCCAGCTCGGTGCCGGTCCGTCTTCACTCGCGCACACCATCCGGCTGATGGCCGGGCACGAGCTGGTCACCGAGGGCTTCGCTCCGGGGCAGGTCGGATCGTCGGCCATGCCGCACAAGATGAACACCCGCTCGTGCGAGCGCGTCAACGGCCTGCAGGTGGTGCTCCGTGGATACGCGTCGATGGCGGCCGAACTGGCCGGCGCACAGTGGAACGAGGGCGATGTCTTCTGCTCGGTGGTGCGTCGCGTCGCGCTGCCCGACGCGTTCTTCGCGATCGACGGGCAGACCGAGACCATCCTGACCGTGCTCGACGAATTCGGTGCCTACCCCGCGGTGATCCAGCGTGAACTGGACCGCTACCTGCCGTTCCTGGCGACGACGCGCATCCTGATCGCCGCGGTGCGCGCCGGGGTTGGCCGGGAGGCCGCGCACGAGGTCATCAAGGAGCACGCCGTCGCGGTGGCACTGGCCATGCGCGAGCAAGGCCAGGAGCCCGACCTGCTGGACCGGTTGGCCGCCGACCCGCGGCTGCCGCTGGACCGCGTCGCGCTGGAGGCCGCACTGGCCGACAAGCAAGCGTTCACCGGCGCGGCCGGTGCCCAGGTCGACGGTGTCGTCGCAGCCGTCGACGCCCTCGTCGGCCGGTACCCCGAGGCCGCCAAGTACACCTCGGGTGCCATCTTGTGA
- a CDS encoding cytochrome P450, whose product MTGPATMPLYMRRNNFDPTAELREIRESDGVRTVRSVLDMPVYLVTRHDDVKTVLADHERFSNSRPPGFVLPGAPEMTPEEEASARAGNLLGLDPPEHQRLRRMLTPEFTIRRMKRLEPRIVEIVDAQLDAMAAAGPPADVVADFALPIPSLVICELLGVPYADREGFQQRSARQLDLSRPITERIALQREGRDYMRTLVGQARRDPGEDILGMLIREHGSELTDDELVGIAGLLLLAGHETTSNMLGLGVLALLRHPDQLAAVRDHDAAVGPAVEELLRWLSIVQNAIPRVTTTDVDLAGVRIPAGQLVFASLPAGNRDPDFITDPDVLDIRRGAPGHLAFGHGVHHCLGAPLARMEMRIAFPALLRRFPDLALAERFEDVQFRSFHFIYGLRSLTVRW is encoded by the coding sequence ATGACTGGGCCGGCCACGATGCCGTTGTACATGCGGCGCAACAACTTCGACCCGACGGCGGAGTTGCGGGAGATCCGCGAATCCGACGGCGTCCGCACCGTGCGCAGCGTGCTCGACATGCCGGTCTACCTGGTGACCCGCCACGACGATGTCAAGACTGTGCTCGCCGATCACGAACGGTTCTCCAACAGCAGGCCCCCGGGTTTCGTGCTGCCCGGCGCGCCCGAGATGACGCCCGAAGAGGAGGCCAGCGCGCGGGCAGGCAACCTGCTCGGCCTCGATCCGCCCGAACATCAGCGGCTGCGGCGGATGCTCACCCCCGAGTTCACGATTCGCCGCATGAAGCGGCTCGAACCCCGCATCGTCGAGATCGTCGACGCGCAACTGGACGCCATGGCGGCCGCGGGGCCGCCCGCCGATGTGGTCGCCGACTTCGCGTTGCCCATCCCCTCGTTGGTGATCTGCGAGCTGCTCGGGGTGCCCTACGCGGACCGCGAAGGCTTTCAGCAGCGCTCCGCGCGGCAGCTCGATCTGTCCCGGCCGATCACGGAACGCATTGCGCTGCAACGCGAGGGCCGGGATTACATGCGCACGCTGGTCGGGCAGGCCCGGCGCGATCCCGGCGAGGACATCCTGGGCATGCTGATCCGCGAACACGGCAGCGAACTCACCGACGACGAACTCGTCGGCATCGCGGGGCTGCTGCTGCTCGCCGGGCACGAAACCACGTCCAACATGCTGGGGCTGGGCGTGCTGGCATTGCTGCGGCACCCCGATCAGCTCGCGGCCGTGCGGGACCACGACGCCGCCGTCGGCCCCGCCGTCGAGGAGCTGCTGCGCTGGTTGTCCATCGTGCAGAACGCCATCCCGCGCGTCACCACCACCGACGTCGACCTTGCCGGCGTACGAATTCCCGCCGGACAGTTGGTGTTCGCCTCACTGCCCGCCGGCAACCGGGATCCGGATTTCATCACCGATCCCGATGTTCTCGACATCCGCCGCGGCGCACCCGGACACCTGGCGTTCGGGCACGGCGTGCATCACTGCCTGGGCGCACCCCTGGCACGCATGGAGATGCGCATCGCCTTCCCGGCGCTGCTGCGCCGCTTCCCTGACCTGGCGTTGGCCGAACGGTTCGAGGATGTGCAGTTCCGGTCCTTCCACTTCATCTACGGGTTACGGTCATTGACGGTGAGGTGGTGA
- the purD gene encoding phosphoribosylamine--glycine ligase, with amino-acid sequence MRVLVIGSGAREHALLLALRRDPEVEELAIAPGNAGTAIIADQYDVDITSGEAVVALAKRIGSDLVVIGPEVPLVLGVADAVRAAGIACFGPTKDAARIEGSKAFAKDVMTAAGVRTATSEIVDNPAHLDAALDRFGPPAGQAAWVVKDDGLAAGKGVVVSADRDDARAHAASLLDSGHPVLLESFLDGPEVSLFCIVDGETVVPLLPAQDFKRAGDGDTGLNTGGMGAYAPLPWLPESVTTQIVEEIVKPVAAELVARGSSFSGLLYAGLAITSNGPAVVEFNCRFGDPETQSVLALLESPLGQLLRAAATGELAQFPPLQWHDGYAVTVVVAAENYPGRPRVGDVIAGSEADGVLHAGTTRRDDGAIVSSGGRVLSVVGTGADLDAARDAAYTLLKSIRLPGSHFRTDIGLAAAEGRIAL; translated from the coding sequence GTGCGCGTCCTCGTGATCGGATCCGGTGCCCGTGAACACGCCTTGCTCCTGGCTCTGCGCCGGGATCCCGAGGTCGAGGAGTTGGCCATCGCGCCCGGCAATGCCGGGACGGCGATCATCGCCGACCAGTACGACGTCGACATCACCTCCGGTGAGGCCGTGGTCGCGCTCGCCAAGCGCATCGGCTCAGATCTGGTGGTGATCGGGCCCGAGGTGCCGTTGGTGCTCGGCGTCGCCGATGCGGTGCGGGCCGCGGGTATCGCGTGCTTCGGGCCGACGAAGGACGCGGCCAGGATCGAGGGCTCCAAGGCATTCGCGAAAGACGTCATGACCGCGGCGGGTGTGCGCACGGCGACCAGCGAGATCGTCGACAATCCCGCCCACCTCGACGCGGCGCTGGACCGGTTCGGCCCGCCCGCGGGGCAGGCCGCCTGGGTGGTCAAAGACGACGGGTTGGCGGCCGGCAAAGGTGTGGTGGTCAGCGCGGACCGTGACGACGCACGCGCGCACGCCGCGAGCCTGCTGGACTCCGGGCACCCCGTGCTGCTCGAATCGTTCCTCGACGGGCCCGAGGTGTCGCTGTTCTGCATCGTCGACGGCGAGACCGTGGTGCCGCTGCTGCCCGCACAGGATTTCAAGCGTGCAGGTGACGGCGACACCGGGCTCAACACAGGTGGCATGGGCGCCTACGCGCCGCTGCCGTGGCTGCCCGAATCCGTGACGACGCAGATCGTCGAGGAAATCGTCAAACCCGTTGCCGCCGAACTGGTTGCGCGGGGGAGCTCGTTCTCGGGCCTGCTCTACGCGGGCCTGGCGATCACGAGCAACGGGCCCGCGGTGGTCGAATTCAACTGCCGCTTCGGCGATCCGGAAACACAGTCGGTGCTGGCGCTGCTGGAATCCCCGCTCGGGCAGCTGCTGCGGGCCGCGGCCACCGGCGAGCTGGCGCAGTTCCCGCCGCTGCAGTGGCACGACGGCTACGCCGTAACCGTCGTGGTCGCGGCCGAGAACTACCCGGGACGGCCCCGCGTGGGCGATGTGATCGCCGGGTCGGAGGCCGACGGTGTGCTGCATGCCGGCACGACCCGACGCGACGACGGCGCGATCGTCTCGTCCGGCGGCCGGGTGCTGTCCGTCGTGGGCACCGGCGCCGACCTGGACGCGGCCCGCGATGCCGCGTACACGTTGCTCAAGTCAATTCGCTTGCCGGGCAGTCACTTCCGCACCGACATCGGGCTCGCCGCAGCCGAGGGCCGGATCGCGCTGTAG
- a CDS encoding TetR/AcrR family transcriptional regulator, giving the protein MFMVTAAVTPKGERRRYALVRAAAELLYEGGFDAVRHRAVARRAGLPLASTTYYFSSLDDLIAAAVEYIGTREAEQLRAGVAALSRRRRGAESTADILVDLLVGESPESRVTEQLISRYERYIACARQPGLRDVQRRILQQRTDAVVEVVERSGRSVRAELLTALVCAVDGAVVASLVDEGDGPRASARATLIDVIDVLAPVDERAVRI; this is encoded by the coding sequence ATGTTTATGGTGACAGCAGCGGTCACTCCAAAGGGGGAGCGTCGGCGGTACGCCCTGGTCAGGGCGGCCGCTGAGTTGCTGTATGAGGGCGGCTTCGACGCCGTCCGGCACCGCGCCGTCGCGCGCCGCGCGGGCCTTCCGCTGGCCTCCACGACGTACTATTTCTCCTCCCTCGATGACCTCATTGCGGCTGCCGTCGAGTACATCGGCACCAGGGAAGCCGAGCAGCTGCGGGCCGGCGTCGCCGCCTTGTCGCGCCGCCGTCGCGGTGCCGAATCGACGGCCGACATCCTGGTCGATCTGTTGGTCGGCGAGTCGCCGGAGTCCCGGGTGACCGAGCAGTTGATCTCCCGCTATGAGCGCTACATCGCCTGTGCTCGTCAGCCCGGCTTGCGCGACGTGCAACGCCGGATACTGCAGCAACGCACCGACGCCGTGGTAGAGGTAGTGGAACGGTCCGGCCGGTCGGTGCGGGCCGAGCTGTTGACCGCTTTGGTGTGCGCGGTCGACGGCGCCGTGGTTGCATCACTGGTGGACGAAGGGGACGGGCCACGGGCCAGTGCCCGCGCCACGCTGATCGACGTCATCGACGTGCTGGCGCCGGTTGACGAACGGGCGGTACGTATCTGA
- a CDS encoding APC family permease — translation MSQPETVEQQPELRRVMGPGLLLLFVVGDILGTGVYALTGQVAKEVGGAAWLPFLLAFAIATITAFSYLELVTKYPQAAGAALYAHKAFGVQFVTFLVAFVVMCSGITSASTASRFFADNFNIAFHLDWGKLAIAFVALLFMAAIASVNFRGVSESVKLNVVLTIVEITGLAIVILVGLWAFTSSAEVDFSRVVAFETASDKNVFLAVTTATSLAFFAMVGFEDSVNMAEETKDPVRTFPKVLLSGLAIAGIVYVIVAIVAVALVPVGDLAASKAPLIDVVKAGAPGLPIDDIFPFISMFAVSNTALINMLMASRLIYGMSRQHVLPPVLGSVHPRRLTPWVAIGFTTLIAFGLIIYVSVFASGNAVAILGGTTSLLLLAVFAMVNVAVLVLRRDVREKGGHFKTPTALPIIGCIASAYLVLPFSGRPVQQYILAGILIVVGVLLFLLTMVINRQLGIKGAGITDPTHLGDAP, via the coding sequence ATGTCTCAACCCGAAACTGTTGAGCAGCAGCCTGAGTTGAGACGGGTGATGGGCCCGGGTCTGCTTCTGTTGTTCGTCGTCGGTGACATTCTCGGCACCGGGGTGTACGCCCTGACCGGCCAGGTCGCGAAGGAAGTCGGTGGCGCAGCATGGCTTCCGTTCCTGTTGGCCTTCGCCATCGCGACCATCACCGCGTTCAGCTATCTCGAGCTCGTCACCAAGTATCCGCAGGCTGCCGGTGCAGCTCTATACGCGCACAAGGCATTCGGCGTGCAGTTCGTCACCTTCCTGGTGGCGTTCGTTGTGATGTGTTCCGGAATCACCTCGGCCTCAACGGCTTCGCGGTTCTTCGCCGACAATTTCAACATTGCCTTCCATCTCGACTGGGGCAAACTGGCCATCGCGTTCGTCGCGCTGCTGTTCATGGCCGCCATCGCGAGCGTGAACTTCCGTGGTGTCAGTGAGAGCGTCAAGCTCAACGTCGTGCTCACGATCGTCGAGATCACCGGCCTCGCGATCGTGATCCTGGTGGGGCTGTGGGCATTCACGAGCAGCGCCGAGGTCGATTTCTCACGGGTGGTCGCGTTCGAAACGGCATCGGACAAGAACGTTTTCCTGGCCGTCACCACCGCCACCTCGCTGGCCTTCTTCGCCATGGTGGGGTTCGAGGATTCGGTCAACATGGCCGAGGAGACCAAGGATCCGGTCCGCACCTTCCCCAAGGTGTTGCTGTCGGGGTTGGCCATCGCCGGCATCGTCTACGTCATCGTCGCCATCGTCGCGGTGGCTCTGGTGCCGGTGGGTGACCTCGCCGCCAGCAAGGCGCCGCTGATCGACGTGGTGAAGGCCGGCGCCCCCGGCTTGCCGATCGACGACATCTTCCCGTTCATCTCGATGTTCGCGGTGTCCAACACCGCGCTCATCAACATGCTCATGGCCAGCCGCCTCATCTACGGCATGTCGCGCCAACACGTGCTGCCGCCGGTGCTGGGCTCGGTGCACCCGAGGCGGCTCACACCTTGGGTCGCAATCGGATTCACCACCCTCATCGCATTCGGCCTGATCATCTACGTGTCGGTGTTCGCCAGCGGCAACGCCGTCGCGATCCTGGGTGGGACCACGTCACTGCTGCTGCTCGCGGTCTTCGCGATGGTCAACGTCGCGGTGCTGGTGCTGCGGCGCGACGTCCGGGAGAAGGGCGGGCACTTCAAGACACCGACCGCGTTGCCGATCATCGGGTGTATTGCGTCGGCCTACCTCGTGCTGCCGTTCTCGGGCCGGCCGGTCCAGCAGTACATCCTGGCCGGGATCCTCATCGTGGTCGGCGTGCTGCTGTTCCTGCTCACCATGGTGATCAACCGTCAGCTCGGCATCAAGGGCGCAGGCATCACCGACCCGACGCATCTGGGTGACGCGCCCTAA
- the relZ gene encoding bifunctional ribonuclease/(p)ppGpp synthase: MHFVGLDLAWGEKNQTGVAAIDSDGRVLHVGAALDDDEIAAAVKPYVSGDCLVAIDAPLIVKNPSGYRPCERALNRDFQRFDAGARPAFTERPEFKHPRAERIASMLGLDVDPASSSGRRAIEVYPHPATVVLFGLDKTLKYKRGAFEDRQRELLKLMTHVEDLDRATPRLRANRNVSWVELRRRIGAATRPGQLDRDEDPVDAMICAYIGLYWYHRPEDVTIYGDVASGYIVTPSLPADRSPQPRSAPAPAAKTAVDEYRERRPALVSATEHYLKHVTALLDDAGINYLSITARTKSVESFAAKVERTVDGRRLYTDPLVEITDQVGLRVITYLREDVAAVANLLGDEMRLLDDRDMGLETAREGRWGYASRHLLVGVEGEQQPASIQVRTVLQHAWAEFEHDVRYKGSIPAAHGAELDRRFTLAAGLLELADREFTAIQDRLRATMHNEPSDEETAWSTDARIATPVLATYLGNRYADAGWSRTEHYRWISGLLLELGITSLDALTVVLDSVDEDAINRAMDYRYPAGAVRRLDDTLLALFTERYLGLEGNAHRIALLQNRIQRLPTD, encoded by the coding sequence ATGCACTTCGTCGGGCTCGACCTCGCCTGGGGTGAGAAGAATCAGACCGGTGTCGCGGCGATCGACTCCGACGGGCGGGTTCTCCACGTCGGCGCGGCGCTGGATGACGACGAAATCGCGGCGGCAGTCAAGCCGTACGTGAGCGGGGACTGCCTGGTGGCCATCGATGCGCCCCTCATCGTCAAGAACCCGTCGGGTTACCGACCGTGCGAACGGGCGCTCAATCGCGACTTCCAACGGTTCGACGCCGGCGCCCGCCCGGCCTTCACCGAACGTCCCGAATTCAAGCACCCGCGGGCCGAACGCATCGCGTCGATGCTCGGCCTCGACGTGGATCCGGCCTCGTCGTCGGGCCGCCGCGCGATCGAGGTGTATCCACATCCGGCGACCGTCGTGCTGTTCGGGCTCGACAAGACGTTGAAGTACAAGCGCGGCGCGTTCGAGGATCGGCAGCGTGAGCTTCTGAAGCTCATGACGCACGTCGAGGATCTCGACCGGGCGACGCCGCGGCTGCGGGCCAACCGCAACGTCAGCTGGGTCGAGCTGCGCAGGCGCATCGGGGCCGCCACCCGGCCCGGCCAGCTCGACCGCGACGAAGACCCGGTCGATGCCATGATCTGCGCATACATCGGGCTCTACTGGTATCACCGGCCGGAGGACGTGACGATCTACGGCGACGTCGCGTCGGGCTACATCGTCACACCGTCCCTGCCCGCGGACCGGAGCCCGCAACCACGATCCGCACCGGCACCGGCCGCAAAGACCGCAGTCGACGAATATCGGGAGCGACGCCCGGCGCTGGTCAGCGCCACCGAGCATTATCTGAAGCACGTGACCGCGCTGCTCGACGACGCAGGCATCAACTACCTCAGCATCACCGCGCGCACCAAGAGTGTCGAGTCGTTCGCGGCCAAGGTCGAGCGCACCGTCGACGGGCGCCGGCTCTACACCGATCCGCTGGTCGAGATCACCGACCAGGTGGGCCTGCGCGTGATCACCTATCTGCGCGAGGACGTCGCGGCGGTCGCCAATCTGCTCGGCGATGAGATGCGCTTGCTCGACGACCGCGACATGGGGCTGGAGACGGCCCGCGAGGGCAGGTGGGGGTATGCCAGCCGGCACCTGCTGGTCGGCGTGGAAGGCGAGCAGCAGCCGGCGTCCATCCAGGTCCGCACGGTGCTGCAGCACGCGTGGGCGGAGTTCGAGCACGATGTGCGCTACAAGGGCTCGATTCCCGCTGCGCACGGCGCCGAACTCGACCGGCGTTTCACGCTGGCGGCCGGTTTGCTCGAGCTCGCCGACCGCGAGTTCACCGCCATCCAGGACCGCCTGCGCGCGACGATGCACAACGAGCCGAGTGACGAGGAAACCGCGTGGTCGACGGACGCGCGCATCGCCACGCCGGTCTTGGCGACCTACCTCGGCAACCGGTACGCCGACGCCGGATGGTCGCGCACCGAGCACTACCGCTGGATCTCGGGGCTGCTGCTGGAGCTCGGGATCACCTCACTGGATGCGTTGACCGTGGTGCTCGATTCGGTCGACGAGGACGCCATCAACCGTGCGATGGATTACCGCTACCCGGCCGGGGCCGTACGCCGCCTGGACGACACGCTGCTGGCCCTGTTCACCGAGCGGTATCTCGGCCTGGAAGGCAATGCGCATCGAATCGCGCTCCTGCAGAACCGGATCCAGCGGTTGCCCACGGATTAG
- a CDS encoding alpha/beta hydrolase-fold protein, translated as MARMPTLSRRAILRLGVGAAAGAAGAYALGTAPAAMTSPPAAPPAPPLAPPPPLEPAPAAAPTFVNGSFTSAARGGVNTNWAIARPPGQTGKLRPVIALHGKGQDATGVMAGGVEQGLAEAVASGLPPFAVVAVDGGGSYWHKRASGEDSGAMVLDELIPLLGEQGLDTSRVAFLGWSMGGYGALLLGGRLGPARTAAICAVSPALWTSSGAAAPGAFDSADDYAANSVWGMPALGSIPIRIDCGNSDPFYSATKQFIAQLPNPPAGGFSPGGHDGAFWSSQLPAELTWMAPLLVA; from the coding sequence ATGGCCCGCATGCCTACCTTGAGCCGCCGCGCCATACTGCGCCTCGGTGTGGGCGCGGCCGCGGGTGCGGCCGGAGCCTATGCGCTGGGAACCGCGCCCGCCGCGATGACGAGTCCGCCCGCCGCCCCACCAGCACCGCCACTCGCGCCGCCACCACCGCTGGAGCCGGCTCCGGCCGCGGCCCCCACGTTCGTCAACGGTTCGTTCACGTCGGCCGCCCGCGGCGGCGTCAACACCAACTGGGCGATCGCGCGCCCACCGGGCCAGACGGGCAAGCTGCGTCCGGTCATCGCCCTGCACGGCAAGGGGCAGGACGCCACCGGGGTGATGGCCGGCGGCGTGGAGCAGGGCCTGGCCGAGGCCGTCGCGTCGGGGCTGCCACCGTTCGCGGTCGTTGCGGTTGACGGAGGCGGAAGTTATTGGCACAAGCGAGCATCCGGTGAGGATTCCGGAGCCATGGTGCTCGACGAGTTGATTCCGCTGCTCGGGGAGCAAGGCCTCGACACCTCACGCGTCGCGTTCCTCGGATGGTCCATGGGCGGGTACGGCGCGTTGCTGCTCGGCGGCCGGCTGGGGCCCGCGCGTACCGCAGCGATCTGCGCTGTCAGCCCCGCACTGTGGACATCGTCGGGTGCGGCCGCGCCCGGCGCGTTCGACAGCGCCGACGACTACGCCGCCAACTCGGTGTGGGGCATGCCCGCGCTGGGTTCGATCCCGATCCGGATCGACTGCGGCAACAGCGATCCGTTCTATTCGGCGACCAAGCAGTTCATCGCACAGCTGCCCAATCCGCCGGCCGGAGGGTTCTCCCCCGGTGGTCACGACGGCGCGTTCTGGAGCTCCCAGTTGCCTGCCGAGCTGACCTGGATGGCCCCGCTCCTGGTCGCGTAA